Sequence from the Xenorhabdus nematophila ATCC 19061 genome:
CACCCTTATTAACTAACATTTTATTAGTTAACATTCTGGCAGACTGACCTGACAAGACCTTTGGTAAAACACGAAGTTAAAATGCTATCACCATGAATCTGTAATGTTTTGTCGTTATTTAACAATCATTGGGCGAAAGAACATGGATATACGCAATCTTGAAGCTTTTATCGTTTTGGCTGAAACGCTTAATTATCACAAGGCTTCGCAGAGGCTTTATCTCTCTCAGCCGGCTTTATCGAAGAAAATACACGGGTTGGAAGATATTCTTGGCGCTTCACTATTTACAAGGGGGCCAAATGGAACAAGATTGACAGATTTCGGGCAGAAGACGCTGGAAAATGCCAGAAAATTTTTAACGCATTATGAACACTTTAAAAGTCAGGTTCATTTTGATTCAAGAGAAGATATGGTGAGGTATTTATATATCGGTTCTTGTTTTCCTATCCATAATTATTCTCAAATAGAGAAGCAGATTGCGGAGAAAAAGGGGAATGTTGCATGTTGCTGTTATGCCCTTGGCCTCTATGACACAATTAGAACCGAAAAAGGTGTTTACGGAAAGATTGGTTTATATCTTTAAAAAAAGAAGTCATTTAATTTATAAGTTTAAAACCGCGTTAAGTAAGTTTGGAAATGGGATTGTTACGACAAATTCAGCAGATAAGAAAGAAGTGGCTGAGTTAACAGATTGCCTTAATGTTTTTCCTATTTATACTGGTGACAATATGAATTTGCTATTAAAGACAAATGATATCATGTTGATTATTGAGATGATTACAAAAAATAGTGCCTATACGTGTGTTCCCCGGCGGATCCTTGGCTCTATTCCTGAGTATTATATGAATTTTTTGGAATTCATTGAAACGGATAAAAAAATTGATCTGGGTGTTGTGTGGGCAAATTCAATTGATAACCATTTGCTTGATGATGCCGAGAATTTTTCCACCTTGGTTGCCGCGGTGTAATTTTATGGGTAATCGTTTTTAAAGAGTATCTGTTACTTACTCTCTTGTATGAGTGAGATTAAATATATGCTATGAGTAAGGAATGGAAAATGATAAAGAAATATCTGAGTTATTTTTCAACTATAAATAACTTGCCTGCATAAATAAGTTATCATTTTTACAACGAATAATTTAGCTGCTTACAGGCAAGTTTTATTTCTGTCCTGTAAACAGGGAACACATTGTCAATACTTGAGCAAGTGATGAGAAAAAAGAGTGAGAGTGATCGGGCATTGAATGGCAATGCCCGATTTCAAGCCGGAGAATATCCAAAAGATTAAGCGGCACCTTGACTCGCATTAAATGCTTCTGTCATTTGCTCAAGCTGTTCCTGAATATCTATCCATTCCATCTCGACATCTTCCAGTTTGGATTTTGTCTGTGTTTGTTTATGTAGGCATTCAGTTAACTCAGTTTTGCGGTCATTTTCGTAAAGTGTATTGTCTGACAACTTTGCTTCCAGGATGGTCAATTCTGAACTCAGTTTTTCCATCTGTTTTTCAAGGGATGCCAACTGTTTACGTAATGGCTGGGTCTGGTTACGAAATTCAGCCTCACGTCGTTTTTGCTCTTTACGTTCTTGGGCACTGTAGTTTTGGGTGCTGTTCGCTGGAGTTTCAGTATCCTCTTTCTCCTGACTGTCACGCATTTGTTGGCGCTGCAATTCCGTCAGCCATTGTTGGTAATCTTCTAAATCACCGTTGAAAGGTTCTACTTTGCCATCATGCACCAGATAAAGTTCATCCGTGGTGGAGCGCAGTAAGTGTCTGTCATGCGATACCACAACCAGAGCACCTTCAAAATCAATAAGTGCTTCAGTTAATGCTTGTCGCATGTCGAGATCAAGGTGGTTGGTCGGTTCATCAAGCAACAGAAGATTCGGACGCTGCCAGACAATCAGGGACAATACCAGCCGGGCTTTTTCGCCGCCGGAAAAACGCCCGCTCGGATCGGTTACTTGATCACCTTTAAAACCAAATCCTCCCAGATAATCCCGGAGCTGTTGTTCCGCTTCCTGTGGGGCTATACGGGCTAAATGCTGCAACGGGGATTCATCTGCCCGCAGGTATTCTAACTGGTGCTGTGCAAAGTACCCCAGTTTGATGCCTTTTGATAAAGCGATTTCCCCTAGCTGTGGCGCAAGCTCCCCTGCCAGCAGTTTGATCAACGTGGATTTGCCGGCACCATTGCGGCCTAATAATCCTATGCGCGAACCCGGGACTAGGTTTAATTTGATCGAATCCAGTACGGTTTTGTCACCATAGCCAGCACTGATTTTTTCCATGTTCAAGAGTGGATTGGGCAGGTTATCCGGCCGGCGGAAACTGAAATGAAAAGGATTATCGACATGGGCCGGAGCGATAAGCTCCATGCGTTCCAGCATTTTGATGCGGCTTTGTGCTTGTTTTGCTTTGGAGGCTTTGGCACGAAAGCGATCGATATAGCTTTGCAAATGCGCGACTTTTTCTTGTTGGCTTTGATATAGCGCTTGTTGTTGGGCTAGCTTGGCAGCACGCTGCCGTTCGAAAGAGGAGTAGTTACCTGTGTATTCGTATAGTTCCTGCTGTTCAATGTGCAGTACTTTATCAATGATGGGATCGAGGAAATCCCGATCGTGGGAAATGAGGATCAAAGTGCCGGTATAGCTTTTCAGCCATTTTTCGAGCCAGATAACGGCATCCAGATCAAGGTGGTTGGTCGGTTCATCAAGTAGCAGTAAGTCGGAGCGACAAATCAGCGCTTGTGCCAGATTGAGGCGCATACGCCAACCCCCCGAAAATGAGCTGACTGGTTGTTCCAATTGAGTTTGGGAGAATCCCAAACCATGCAGCAGACTGGACGCTCTGGAGCGAATTGTCCATGCTTGGATCGTGTCAAGTAAGCCGTGAAGATGGGCGATAGCGTGGCCGTCATTTTGTTCGTTAGCGATTTTTAGCTTCTGTTCCAGTTGCCGGAATTCACGATCGCCGTCAATGACATATTCCAGAGCGGATGTTTCCAGAGCCGGCGTTTCCTGATTCACCCAGGCAAGTGCCCAGTTGTTGGGAAATGTGATGGAACCGCTCTCTGCCTGAAGTTCATCTTTCAGTAATGCCAATAAGGTCGATTTACCACAGCCATTCTTGCCAACTAATCCTACTTTTTGGCCGGGATTGATGGTTGCGTTAGCATTGTCCAGCAGGACGCGAATGCCACGGCGGATTTGCAGTGAAGAGAAAACAATCATAGATGTCGTCTGTATAAAATGTGTTAAGTTAAGTAAATAGGTTAATATGAAATCGATTGGGTATATTTCTATTCAGTTTGATAGCTTGTCGTGCATGGTAGCGGAAAATAGGTGTCCTGACACGTTTTAGGGGGATTGATGTTATTATTACCTCACGAATTGCCGCCTAAAGTGTTGCTGCTCTATATCCATCCCGAACCTTTAAATTCAGTTGCCAATAAAGTGTTATTGCAGCCAGTGCAGGAATTGGAACATGTGACGATCCATGATCTTTATGGTTGTTATCCCGATTTCTTTATTGATGTCCCTTTCGAACAGCAGTTGCTGCGTGAACATAAAGTCATTGTTTTTCAACATCCTTTGTATACTTATAGTTGTCCTGCTTTATTGAAAGAGTGGATGGATCGTGTATTGAGCCGTGATTTTGTCAATGGCTCAGAGCAGGCATTGAAAGAAAAATACTGGCGTTCAGTCATCACGACGGGGGAGCCAGAGGGAGCTTATCGAAGAGGTGGATATAATCGTTATCCGATGGAAGAAATTCTTCGTCCTTTCGAATTGACGGCATTAATGTGTCAGATGCATTGGTTATCGCCAATGATCATTTATTGGGCCAGACGGCAAAAGTCAGAAGTCCTCGAAAGTCACGCGAAAGCTTATCGGGACTGGCTGAAAGCGCCGTTGTCCTTGGGAGGATTATGATCATGGAGACTTCAGCGCTGTTAAGCGCCGGCACACTGTTCTTGTTTGCTGCTGTTGTGGCTGTTCCTCTTGCCCAGAAATTCAGGATTGGGGCTGTACTCGGTTATCTTATTGCAGGAATTGCACTTGGTCAGTGGGGGATAGGGTTTATCAAAGATGTTGATGAAATCCTGCATTTCTCTGAGCTGGGGGTTGTTTTCCTGATGTTTATCATCGGGCTGGAATTGAATCCAGCAAAACTCTGGCAACTCAGACATTTTATCTTCGGTGCAGGTATGACACAGGTGGTCGTGACTGCATTAGTGCTGTTTTTATTCCTTTATTTAACGAATTTTTCATGGCAGGCCGCCGTTATTGGTGGAATCGGGCTGGCAATGTCATCTACCGCGATGGCACTGCAACTGATGAAAGAAAACGGGATGACAAGCAATGAAGGGGGACAGCTTGGTTTTTCTATTCTGCTGTTTCAGGATATGGCCGTCATTCCTGCTTTGGCTGCGATCCCATTTTTGGCAGGTGGAACGGGATCGAGTGATTGGTATCGTATCGGGCTGAAAATTGCTGCTTTTGCCGGCATGTTGCTGGGAGGGCGATACCTGCTGCGCCCCCTGTTTCGGTTGGTGGTGAAATCTGGCGTCAGAGAGGTATTTATAGCGGCTTCGCTGTTAGTTGTTCTGGGCGCTGCCATTTTTATGGAGAAGCTGGGTTTTTCAATGGCACTCGGAACCTTCATTGCCGGGGTTTTGCTGGCGGACAGTGAATATCGCCATGAATTAGAGATCGCGATTGAACCATTCAAGGGATTATTACTGGGATTATTTTTTATTTCTGTTGGCATGTCTCTGAATATGGGCGTATTGCTGACTCACTGGTTGAGTGTTTTGGTGAGCGTTTTGGGGCTGCTGCTGATAAAAGGCGGCATACTTTATGCTATTGGCAGGATCTCTGGTTTACGGAAAGCATCATGCTTGCAGTTTTCCGGCGTATTGAGTCAGGGCGGTGAATTTGGATTTGTTTTGTTTTCTGCTGCGTTTGGGCAGGGGGTATTAGAACAAGCGCAGATGTCACTTTTGTTGGTCGTAGTGACCTTATCGATGATGACAACACCTCTGATGATGCAGTTAATAGAAAGTCGGTTAGCACATCAATACAACACACAAGAAGAGCATGAAGAGAAACCCTTTGTGGAGGACAATCAGCCGCAAGTCATTTTGGTTGGATTTGGTCGTTTTGGGCAAGTGATTGGCCGCTTGCTGATGGCGAATAAGATCCGTATTACGGTATTGGAACGTGATGTGAGTGCGATCAGTACTCTGCGCCGTTATGGCTATAAAGTGTACTATGGCGATGCGCGTGAACTGGAATTGTTACGCTCTGCCGGGGCATCGAAAGCCAAGGCGATAGTTATTACCAGTGATGCCCCAGAGGATACGATGGCGATCGTGCATTTGTGCCAGAAACATTTCCCTCACCTAAATATTCTTGCCCGGGCAAGGGGGCGTCTGGAAGCCCACGAGCTATTGCAGAAAGGGATACGAGATTTTAATCGAGAAACATTTTCCAGTGCGCTGGATTTAGGGCGTAAGGTATTAGTCAGGTTAGGTATGCACCCACACCAGGCGCATCGCGCGCAGCAACACTTCCGGCGATTGGATATGCGGATGTTGCGTGAACTTATGCCTGAGCTGCATGGTGATGTGGCACAGATATCCCGTGTAAAAGAAGCTCGCCGGGAATTGGAAGAACTGTTTGAACGGGAAATGATTAATGAGCGTCGCCAACCGGAAGGATGGGATGAATATGAATAATGTTGGGGTGAATTATGTCAGTCAGTCGTAAACGTTTTATTGCGGGAGCGGTGTGTCCGAAATGTCAGTCACAGGATACGCTGGCGATGTGGCAGGAAAATAAGGTTGATATCGTGGAATGTGTCCATTGTGGCCATATGCAGCGGCAAACCGATGAAGCTGTCACGTCTCATGTCAGGGAGCAGGAACAGGTTATTGGTATTTTTACACCGCAATAAATATCTCCTTATTACTTGCTTTGCGTCATTTGAAAGGTGACGGGTATAAACGGATCAGCAATAAATTGTGGATAATTTTTGTCGTTGCTAGGTACAGCTGCGTAGAATTCCGTTACAATCGGCAGCATTTTTTCAGCTGTAAAATTTTCCCTCACGGGGTTTTTCCTTCGGGTATGTAGGAGTTGTCATGAAAGTAGCAAAAGACTTGGTGGTCAGCCTGGCTTATCAAGTAAGAACAGAAGATGGTGTTTTAGTTGATGAGTCCACGGTGAGCGCGCCGTTAGACTATCTGCATGGCCGTGGTTCTCTTATCAGTGGATTGGAGAAAGCACTGGAAGGCCGTGAGGCGGGTGAACGCTTCGATGTGAGCGTAGAAGCAAACGATGCTTACGGTCAGTATGATGATAATCTGGTTCAGCGTGCACCAAAAGATGTGTTTGTTGGTGTTGAGGAGCTTGAAGTGGGCATGCGTTTTCTGGCTGATACGGATCAAGGTCCTATCCCGGTTGAAATCACGGCAATTGAAGGTGATGAAGTTGTCGTTGATGCTAACCACATGCTGGCGGGTCAAAATCTGAAATTCAATGTTGAAATCGTAGCGATTCGTGAAGCAACTGAAGAAGAGTTGGCTCATGGCCATGTTCATGGTCAGGGTGGTTGTGGTGATCATCACCATGAGCACGATGAACATGGATGCTGCGGCGGTAGCTGCCACTAATCTGAGATCATTGACTAACTAACCTGGATTCTGGATAAGAAATTGACGGGAAGCCTGTTCTAGGAGCAAAGTTTTGGTGAACACCGAAAACAGCTCCGAGGAAGAACAGGCTATGAACAAATCAGTTGAAATTTTCTGCTATATCAATGATTTTTATCGTTTCTTTATGCCTTAATAGGAGCTTTGGCTCAGTGTGCTGACGGAACTCAATCATCGTGGCTAAAAGGGTTCCCTGAAGCGATTAATACCGTTTACCCGCAAACCCGAGTTCAACTGTGCATTGTTCATACGATACGCAATAATCTGCGTTATGGCTATTTGGGTCTGAGCTTTTTAAATGACGAAGCACGGTATTTAGATCAATCTTTGCCAATTGAATGTTCTCCAAATAGACAGACTATACATGATTCAATAAATTGATGTCACAACCAGTGTCTTGAAAAAATTAATTATTAAGATCCAGTATATGGATTTAGGACTAATTTATTTCATTAAGTTATTTTTCAACTAAAAAACCATTATGAATTTAATTTATTATTTAAAGTTGTAAATTTATTTTCTGGAAAGTCTTATTTCATTAAGATTGGATAAAAAACACCATTTTCAAGAGTTGCTCCTGATTTCAATAATCACTTTTTACGCGTAAAAGTAATTTCATTCACTATTATGGCGTTCTATATTTTATTTTACATCATAAAATATGATATTTGTCTTATAAAAGAACAATAGAGATACTGTATCCGATATCCCGCACCGTATTTATAATTTATTGTTTCAATCAAGAATTGTTATCTGTATGAAAAATTTGAATTTACTGATAAATCAAAGTATTAAATAATTGGGTGTGGAATATCGGCTGCATGTCATATTTCATTGAAAATGTGATCGTTAACAATGATATTTTAATTTATTTCGTATACATTACTTGTCGTATTTATATGTAGTAATATTGATTGTTATATTTAGTAGTCCTTTTTAAATTACCTGCGTTAGTTTAACGATATGATGGTGTCGTGTTTGACCGATGAACCGACCTGTCCTTACAGGAGAAGGAAGACTTTAATATGAACAGCACTACTAAAAATATATGTATAAAATCCACTTTGCCTTTTTCTAAAAGCTCTCTATGTCTTCTTGTCGCAGTAGCCTCTTTATTTTTTCCAGCCTTTGCAACTGCAACAATAAAGGATACAAATTCAGTCATAACAAGCAGTAAAGTAGATAATGTACTGCAACACATTCAGAAACTTCAGGAAATATCAGATAATAATGGAGGTAATCGTGAAGCAGGAAGCAATGGACACGCTGAATCAGTACAATACTTTTCCGAGCAGCTTCGCAATGCAGGTTTGAAAGTCTGGACCGAGAAATTCGAATTTCTATATAGCAAAGCCGAACATGCACAATTGATGAACAACGGAAAAATGCTGGATCTCGTTCCCGCAATGTTCAGTTCATCGACACCTGGGCCTATTAGTGCCCCTCCACACTTCATCGGTGGAAACGGATGCGAAAAACAACAGTATCTCGATGTGCCTCGTGGATCAATCGTCATCATACAAGAGTCAACTCATTGTACTACGCAACATCAACATTTGTTGGCCAGTGAATCGGGAGCCCGAGCAGCTATCATTGCTTCACATACAGATACCCCTTTATATATATTGCTGAAGGGCACCAGATATCTAGACATACCCCTAGTGGGAATAAGCCATCCTACTTACATCAAAATCCATTCCGATCCATCTAGTTTGATGCTGGACGTTCTGATGATCACAGAGCGTAGGTGGAGCATGAACCTCATTGCCGAAAATACTGGAACAAATAACTCTCCAGCAATTGAAGTTGGTGCACATTTAGATTCAGTTCCTCAAGGTCCTGGGATCAATGACAATGCTACGAGCGCGGCACTGCTGTTAGATCACGCGATAAGTCATGCTAATCAACCAAAATCTAGAACTTATCGATATATGTTTTGGAGCGCCGAAGAATTTGTATTCGCTGGTTCATGGAGCTATCTCCAAACTGTGACAAAACCAGACAGCATTTATGCCTACGTGAACCTGGAGATGCAAACATCCCCAAACTCAGGATATTTTTACACCCAAGACACTAGTGGCGGAAATGTCAGCCAAAAGATCTCGAACAGTATTATAGAAGCTTACCAAAAACTGGGCATTGAAGCAGAAGTCGACACTAATACAATCCCTCGGTCTGATGATTCAAGTTATAAAGATGCTGGAATTCCCACAGGGGGACTCTGGGGAGGATCGTTTGAAATAAAGACTCGTGAGCAGGCTATCAAATGGGGAGGGCAAGCAGGTTACCCATTCGATGGCTGTTATCATCGTCAATGTGATAATTATGGGCATGTTGATCAGAATAAATTGTATAAAACACAATTTGTTCTTCACCATCTCCTCGCAAAGCTGGATCATGCACATGATTGATCAATTAAAAGTGACTGTTGCCGCTCTCATTCGACGCCCAGAGGATGGTGCAATTTATCTACAGCAACGACGTTGGGATTGCAAGGTACTGCCTGGTGCTTGGGATGTTGTTGGCGGAAAGGTAGAAGAAGGCGAAAGCGAACTTCAAGCTCTTGATCGAGAGATTTTTGAAGAGACAGGATGGCAGCTAACCCGAATCATCTCCGAACTTGGAGTAGACGAATATGACTTACAAGGCGACAGATGGATCGAAAAGAGTTTTCTTGTCGAAGTAAACATAAATGAAGCCGAACAGAATATTGAGCTTGATAAATACACTCATGCTCGATGGTTCCTTACCCAAGAAGAAATTCAATCATTCCTACAGGTTAACCGTTTCTTAGGCTACGGTGAACACATCTGCAATATTGCTACGCGCGCACTTTCAGAAAGTCGCACACTCTCTGAAAATATACGAGAAATCTCTGTGTCTAACCGCACCTTGCATCCACTTCAACTTGCAGTTATCGGTGCAGGAGGAAAACAAGCTGCCGAATTCTTAACACATTACTCCCGAGGAGAGGTGATTGCTGCAGTTGATATCGACATCGAGGCTAGGCGTCGTACCGAAGGAATGGGGTTACAGACATTCACCTCTACTGGTGAGATGCTCGAAAAAAGCAAAATTAATGTGGAGGTGGCCTATTTGGCTGTTCCGCACAAATATCACACTGAACTTGCTATCCAATTACTATCAAAAGGAATTAGTGTATTAAAGGAGAAACCCTTCGCAGTTACAAGCAAGGAAGCACGAGAATTATTCCAAATTGCCAGTGAACAATCTACGCCTGTGTTCACTACTGCTCATCGTCCTTTCCGGCTAATAGGGAGACAGCTTAAATCAAGCCTCCATCTTCTCGGACAGGTGTATGCATACACGTATGAGTACTCACTATCGATTCCTGATCGAACTAGTGGATGGCGTTCAAAATGGGTCTCTGCACGAGGTGGAGTGATGCTGGATATGGCCTATCATCAGCTAGATTTTATTGTCTGGCTACTGGGTGAGCAGAAAATTGAATCTGCCCAGATCGCATACTGTTATGAAGAGACAGAAGCCGAACAGTTAGAGGACACGAGCACAATCCTTACCAGTTCAATCAGTGGTAATGGCGCAGGAAGAATCATAACCAATCGTCACGCACATCAGAAAACCGAACTACTGACACTGTATGGTTCACAAGGCATTGCAGTGATGAGCGACTCTATACTCCATATCTTTGACCGCCAGGGGAACCTCAGATGGGAGGTTCGTGAGCCCCAGGGAGGGCAATGGACAATCAAAGCCATGTACCAAGAGTATCTATCTAACCGTAATAACCCACTGTATTGGTTGCCTCATATGGAACGCCACGTGCACATCGTTGACTGCCTCACGGAAGCCTATGCCATTACTTTTAGTACAAACACAGTACAAACATAAAGGAGCAGACACATGTCTGAATTTGATATATACCAGTTCCCGCATGATCCATGGCCTCCAGCCCCAACCCCAGAAGAGGAAAATGAATTAATTTTACAACGACGCACGGACATCTCGATCAGTGGTCGAGTGGGTCCAATTGCTCAATTTGAAAATGAATTCAAATCGTTCTTAGGAAATAAGGTTAAGCATGCAATTACATTCAATTCCGGAACAAGTGCGCTTCAAGCTGCATATTACGCACTAGGGGCTCGCAGAGGGATATCGGTTCTCGGACCGGCATTAACCTATCATGCAGCACTTAGCCCTGCCTTTTCCGTGGGAGCTGAAGTTATTCTGGTCGATATAAACCAAGAGTCCCGGTGTATCGATATTGATGCTGCAGAAAAAATGATAACTGAATCGTGCCGTATATTAACTGTGGTACATCAGTGGGGACATCCTGCCGATATGGATAAAGCTATCAAGTTTGCTGAAAAACACAACCTTAAGATTCTAGAGGATTGTTCCCATGCGCATGGCAGTAAGTTTCGAGGGCGTCCGGTTGGTACGTTTGGTGATGCCGCAGTCTTCTCCCTGCAAACCAAAAAAGCCGTCTTCGCGGGTGAGGGTGGTATTCTTGTCACGAGCGATGACCTTGTTGCCGACACAGCGACTCTGGTAGGACATTATCGCGATCGAGCACGCAATGAGGTTAAAGATAGGGATCTTCAACAATATTGGGTTACCGGCTACGGCCTGAAGACACGAATGTCTCCATTCAATGCCATCGTTGCGAGACACAGTTTGCGCGCGTTCTCGCAACGCATGAAGTTTCGCCATAAGTGGCTACATCGTCTCAATAATTCACTATCGCTAACAGATATATTTGAACCCATGAAAATCTCCCCGCACGTTGATATGGGGGCTTGGTATGGTTTTAAGCCTCTCATCTCACGTGCTGCGCAAAAGTTAATTGGCCGGGACCACTTGGTGAAAATCATGCAGGAAAAAGGTTTGGATGTGTCTGCTCCCTCTGGAGAGGTTCTTGCCGATCAACCACTATATTCAGCTCCTAGACATATTTGGAATCATGAACCTAGATGCGTCCAACCGATAAGGGAATTACTCCCTGTCGCATATGATGTTTCCGAAAGAGCAGTCTCTTTTCCAACTTTTTATCGTGAAGAAGATGAGCCCTTAATAGCTCGTTATGAAAAGACAATTGCCGAAATTGACCTAAAATATAAGAGGTTATTAAAAATATGAAAAATATCGAGTTAGATGTGTTCCAAGAAGATCCGAACGATGCAGAAAAAGTACTCATACGAGCCTTGCATGACACAGACTTCCCTACTGAATTTAGTCTGCTTGGACGGCAGTGGGAGCTTATTCGTGGCGTTTTCCCTGGGACACTCACAGGTGCGACTGAAGTTATGGCAAGCGCGCTCCCCTATCCAGTTGGTGGGCGTATGCTAGAAGTAGGCTGCGGTTCGGGGGTGATCTCGGTAACTGCTGCTCTAAACGGAGTTTCAGAAGTCGTTGCATTAGACATCAATCCTAACGCAGTAACTAATACACTTAGAAATGCGATCCGGCATGGTGTAGAGACTAAGGTTTCCGCCCGTGTGAGTGATGTATTCTCCGCGCTCGAAATGACTGAAGACTTCGACTTAATTTTCTGGAACGTTCCATGGACTTATGTCGATGGTGACTTTGATATGGCGAGTGAATTGCACGCTGCGGTATTCGATCCTGAATACGCTGGTCAACGCCGTTTGATCCAAGGAGCTTCAGCCTACTTGCGAAAAAATGGCCGCCTACTCATAGGCACTGCTGACCTCAAAAATGGAACTGTGCTGGAAGCTATCGCAAAAAGTACATCAGCCACATTGTCGATGGTTCAGCGTATTCGTCGAATCGAAGCACCTCGCGTGATGGAATACCACCTAATGGAGGTGTGTTATTAACGTGAAACTCAATAGCGGAGATGATCTCCGTCTAGCACAGCGAGTTGCAGTGGAAGCAGCCACAACAGCTCTTTCTTTAAGAGAATCTGGTGAATTTCAAGTCACTTTAAAGAAAGATGGTAGCCCAGTTACCCCTGCGGATATTGGTGCTGAATTGCGCGTACGTGAACTTATAGAATCCGAGCGCCCTAATGACCTATTTGTTGGGGAAGAGAGCGGAGGTCTGGCGGTTCAGAAAGGGAGAGTGTGGATTATCGACCCGATTGATGGAACCAAGAACTTCGTTCGCGGAATTCCTATCTGGGCCACACTTGTGGCGCTCGTAGAAGATGGAGAACCCAAGATCGGTGTGGTTTTCGCTCCTGAATTGAAGCGCTGTTGGTGGGCAGAGAAAGGTAGTGGTGCATACGTT
This genomic interval carries:
- the kefB gene encoding glutathione-regulated potassium-efflux system protein KefB yields the protein METSALLSAGTLFLFAAVVAVPLAQKFRIGAVLGYLIAGIALGQWGIGFIKDVDEILHFSELGVVFLMFIIGLELNPAKLWQLRHFIFGAGMTQVVVTALVLFLFLYLTNFSWQAAVIGGIGLAMSSTAMALQLMKENGMTSNEGGQLGFSILLFQDMAVIPALAAIPFLAGGTGSSDWYRIGLKIAAFAGMLLGGRYLLRPLFRLVVKSGVREVFIAASLLVVLGAAIFMEKLGFSMALGTFIAGVLLADSEYRHELEIAIEPFKGLLLGLFFISVGMSLNMGVLLTHWLSVLVSVLGLLLIKGGILYAIGRISGLRKASCLQFSGVLSQGGEFGFVLFSAAFGQGVLEQAQMSLLLVVVTLSMMTTPLMMQLIESRLAHQYNTQEEHEEKPFVEDNQPQVILVGFGRFGQVIGRLLMANKIRITVLERDVSAISTLRRYGYKVYYGDARELELLRSAGASKAKAIVITSDAPEDTMAIVHLCQKHFPHLNILARARGRLEAHELLQKGIRDFNRETFSSALDLGRKVLVRLGMHPHQAHRAQQHFRRLDMRMLRELMPELHGDVAQISRVKEARRELEELFEREMINERRQPEGWDEYE
- a CDS encoding M28 family peptidase — its product is MNSTTKNICIKSTLPFSKSSLCLLVAVASLFFPAFATATIKDTNSVITSSKVDNVLQHIQKLQEISDNNGGNREAGSNGHAESVQYFSEQLRNAGLKVWTEKFEFLYSKAEHAQLMNNGKMLDLVPAMFSSSTPGPISAPPHFIGGNGCEKQQYLDVPRGSIVIIQESTHCTTQHQHLLASESGARAAIIASHTDTPLYILLKGTRYLDIPLVGISHPTYIKIHSDPSSLMLDVLMITERRWSMNLIAENTGTNNSPAIEVGAHLDSVPQGPGINDNATSAALLLDHAISHANQPKSRTYRYMFWSAEEFVFAGSWSYLQTVTKPDSIYAYVNLEMQTSPNSGYFYTQDTSGGNVSQKISNSIIEAYQKLGIEAEVDTNTIPRSDDSSYKDAGIPTGGLWGGSFEIKTREQAIKWGGQAGYPFDGCYHRQCDNYGHVDQNKLYKTQFVLHHLLAKLDHAHD
- the slyD gene encoding peptidylprolyl isomerase, which gives rise to MKVAKDLVVSLAYQVRTEDGVLVDESTVSAPLDYLHGRGSLISGLEKALEGREAGERFDVSVEANDAYGQYDDNLVQRAPKDVFVGVEELEVGMRFLADTDQGPIPVEITAIEGDEVVVDANHMLAGQNLKFNVEIVAIREATEEELAHGHVHGQGGCGDHHHEHDEHGCCGGSCH
- a CDS encoding LysR family transcriptional regulator, which codes for MDIRNLEAFIVLAETLNYHKASQRLYLSQPALSKKIHGLEDILGASLFTRGPNGTRLTDFGQKTLENARKFLTHYEHFKSQVHFDSREDMVRYLYIGSCFPIHNYSQIEKQIAEKKGNVACCCYALGLYDTIRTEKGVYGKIGLYL
- the kefG gene encoding glutathione-regulated potassium-efflux system ancillary protein KefG — translated: MLLLPHELPPKVLLLYIHPEPLNSVANKVLLQPVQELEHVTIHDLYGCYPDFFIDVPFEQQLLREHKVIVFQHPLYTYSCPALLKEWMDRVLSRDFVNGSEQALKEKYWRSVITTGEPEGAYRRGGYNRYPMEEILRPFELTALMCQMHWLSPMIIYWARRQKSEVLESHAKAYRDWLKAPLSLGGL
- a CDS encoding YheV family putative zinc ribbon protein is translated as MSVSRKRFIAGAVCPKCQSQDTLAMWQENKVDIVECVHCGHMQRQTDEAVTSHVREQEQVIGIFTPQ
- a CDS encoding ABC transporter ATP-binding protein — translated: MIVFSSLQIRRGIRVLLDNANATINPGQKVGLVGKNGCGKSTLLALLKDELQAESGSITFPNNWALAWVNQETPALETSALEYVIDGDREFRQLEQKLKIANEQNDGHAIAHLHGLLDTIQAWTIRSRASSLLHGLGFSQTQLEQPVSSFSGGWRMRLNLAQALICRSDLLLLDEPTNHLDLDAVIWLEKWLKSYTGTLILISHDRDFLDPIIDKVLHIEQQELYEYTGNYSSFERQRAAKLAQQQALYQSQQEKVAHLQSYIDRFRAKASKAKQAQSRIKMLERMELIAPAHVDNPFHFSFRRPDNLPNPLLNMEKISAGYGDKTVLDSIKLNLVPGSRIGLLGRNGAGKSTLIKLLAGELAPQLGEIALSKGIKLGYFAQHQLEYLRADESPLQHLARIAPQEAEQQLRDYLGGFGFKGDQVTDPSGRFSGGEKARLVLSLIVWQRPNLLLLDEPTNHLDLDMRQALTEALIDFEGALVVVSHDRHLLRSTTDELYLVHDGKVEPFNGDLEDYQQWLTELQRQQMRDSQEKEDTETPANSTQNYSAQERKEQKRREAEFRNQTQPLRKQLASLEKQMEKLSSELTILEAKLSDNTLYENDRKTELTECLHKQTQTKSKLEDVEMEWIDIQEQLEQMTEAFNASQGAA